One segment of Sesamum indicum cultivar Zhongzhi No. 13 linkage group LG4, S_indicum_v1.0, whole genome shotgun sequence DNA contains the following:
- the LOC105160949 gene encoding protein phosphatase 2C 37 → MAGMCCGVNISETETTPPEPNSKSARRRMEIHQFNFVPTDSAVAPPLESGGKRKRQKIEAVVTVSPASRECMNGVQSFEVEEKGGEMNQLPSGGMGPETKAFGLTAVPRSETEGGAVQDLPKFGSTSVCGRRRDMEDAVSIHPSFCGQNCNSPGGLHFFGVFDGHGCSHVATRCKDRMHEIVKNECENGDSSWERAMFLSFSKMDKDVKEWSEGAAGVSTSSCRCELQTPQCDAVGSTAIVAVLAPNKIIVSNCGDSRAVLCRNGVAIPLSVDHKPDRPDELNRIQEAGGRVIFWDGPRVLGVLAMSRAIGDNYLKPYVISEPEVTITERTAGDECLILASDGLWDVVSNETACGVARMCLQSRLPPSPEATPMTAAGESSDRACSDASILLTKLALARHSTDNVSVVVVDLRRR, encoded by the exons ATGGCTGGTATGTGCTGTGGAGTGAATATTAGCGAGACGGAGACGACCCCGCCTGAGCCCAACTCGAAATCCGCCAGGAGGAGGATGGAAATCCACCAGTTTAATTTTGTGCCCACCGATTCTGCGGTGGCGCCGCCACTTGAGAGCGGCGGAAAGAGGAAGAGGCAGAAGATCGAGGCGGTGGTTACGGTTTCTCCGGCGTCAAGAGAGTGCATGAATGGAGTTCAGAGCTTTGAAGTTGAGGAAAAGGGAGGGGAAATGAATCAGTTGCCTAGTGGGGGGATGGGACCCGAAACGAAGGCTTTCGGGCTGACGGCGGTGCCGAGGTCGGAAACTGAGGGTGGTGCTGTTCAAGATCTTCCGAAATTCGGGTCGACCTCTGTTTGCGGGAGGAGGAGAGACATGGAAGATGCAGTTTCTATTCACCCTTCTTTCTGCGGCCAGAACTGTAATTCTCCGGGTGGGTTGCATTTCTTCGGAGTCTTCGACGGCCATGGCTGCTCACAT GTGGCGACCAGGTGCAAGGACAGGATGCACGAAATAGTGAAAAACGAGTGCGAAAACGGCGACTCTTCGTGGGAGCGCGCGATGTTTCTGAGTTTCTCGAAGATGGATAAAGATGTGAAGGAGTGGTCTGAAGGCGCCGCCGGCGTCTCCACCTCCAGCTGCCGGTGCGAGCTGCAGACCCCACAGTGCGACGCCGTCGGATCCACAGCCATCGTGGCTGTGCTTGCCCCGAATAAGATCATCGTCTCCAATTGTGGGGATTCTCGTGCCGTTCTTTGCCGGAACGGCGTCGCGATTCCACTTTCCGTAGATCACAAG CCTGACAGGCCTGACGAACTTAACCGAATACAAGAAGCCGGTGGACGAGTAATATTTTGGGACGGGCCAAGAGTTCTTGGAGTCTTAGCCATGTCTCGTGCAATCG GCGACAATTACTTGAAACCCTACGTCATATCGGAGCCGGAGGTGACGATCACAGAGCGAACGGCGGGGGACGAGTGTCTGATACTGGCAAGCGATGGGCTGTGGGATGTAGTATCCAACGAAACCGCATGTGGGGTGGCGCGAATGTGCCTTCAGTCTCGGTTGCCACCGTCGCCGGAGGCAACTCCCATGACGGCGGCGGGAGAGAGCTCCGACAGGGCATGCTCCGACGCGTCAATTCTCTTGACGAAGCTGGCTCTGGCCCGTCATAGCACAGACAATGTCAGTGTTGTGGTGGTGGATTTGAGGAGGAGATAA